The stretch of DNA TTTATTTTCCAGCAACTATTTTATTAGTAGCTATTATTTTTACTTTATCTTGGTCACAAATACTAAGTAAAAAATTAAATATTTTATCTGGTAGAAACTTAGCAATTACAACAATAATAATCGGCTTTTTGGGAGGAATAACAGTTATTAATAACTATGGTTATCAAAAACCAGACCGTCCCGATCTCATTCCACCTGTAATGCTTGAAGCGCAACAAATTGCTTATCCCAATGTTCCTGTTTTAGTGGCTACCGTCCATAAAACTCATGAACAAACAGGAGAAATGATGGGTATTGCTTGGGAATGGCACAAACTAACTAAAAATAAATCTATTAAATCACCTCAGTTTTTATTATTACATAAAGACCAAGACGCTAATTTAGTTACACAAAAATTACATCAAATTGTTAATCAATTTTCTCGTCCTCTCAATATTTGGATCGTCAACTTTTCTGCTTCAGCAGGTCTAGAAAGTCAAGGCTGTTATATTGATGAAAAATTTAAACACAAACCGCCTGGATATAGTTATCGTCTTTATCACTGTTTACCTAAGCAAGATTCTTGAATGTCAACCCTTGGATTTAAAGCGATCGCATATAAACAGTGAGAGTCAATCTGGTTTAGCTTGATGTTCTAAATATTCATTGAGGCTGAGGATTGCATAAAAATTAAATTTATTACCTATATTTTATTAGGTAAAATACTAATTCGTCTTTTTAATCAAATTTTTAATCTTATTTTCTCAACCTTTCGACTTTTTACCCAAAAAGTTTAGGCTTGAAATTTCTTAAATTTTTTTTTCTGATTGATTAATTCAATATTGATAGTTCTGCGAACAAATCTATTAACTTAAACAATTTCGTCAACAATGAAAACATTATCTCTAAAATTTGCAGCAGTTTTATCTGTACTTTCTCTTTCTACTGTCAATTACTATCTTAAAGCCAGTGCTGAAGTTTACGATTTTGCAACCCTTAGAACGGCTAGAGTCTGCAATACCATTATGAATATGCAGAATGCTGACCCTCACAATCTTGATCTAATAATGGCACGTAAAGAATGTAACTTACGAAATTATTATGTTCAGGTTTGTGAATCTTCAGGTAAGAGCTTAAAGTTGTGCCAAAGAGATAACTATAATGACTCTAACGAGTATGGTCAACCCCCCAAGTTTACCACTGCACAACTAGAAGACATTATAGAAAAGAATCTGTAAGGGTGATTTTTACACACAAACAGCCATAATTATGAATTAAATATTTTTAAAGTCTTGGTAAAGTTAAATCAAAATATTTTAGTAAATATTTAACAAAAGTAGATGATCGCTTCATTGTAGAAGCATTCATAAAAGCATTTAGTATATTTATTCAGAAGAACAATTTTTAATCGTAATTTAATAATTAATTTTATTTTTGATTTATTAAAATTGACTTGATTTGCCAAACTAAAGTTATTAACTAGTAATTGAAAAAAAATTTGGTGGAACTAATCAGCTAAAATGAAGCCTATTATATTGTTGGTCTTAGAAATAAACAACATATTTAATGAAAAAGTCTTCAATTCATTTATTACTATTGCTAGGTTGGATCGCACTAGGAACAGCACTACGTTTTACTAATTTGGAATCAAAGCCTCCTTGGTCAGATGAATGGGCTACTTTAGTATTTAGTTTAGGTAATAGTTTTCGTACTGTACCTTTAGACCAAGTTATCGAGCTTGAGACTTTATTATCACCTTTACAATTAAATCCTGCTCAACAAACTCAAGATGTTATTCATCATTTACTAACAGAAAGTACTCATCCACCTTTTTATTTTGTAGTTAATCATTGGTGGTTAAAGTTATTTTCACCTGATGTTGGTCTAGTTTCAATTTGGTTAGGTAGAGCTTTAAGTTCTTGCTTAGGAATTGTAGCAATTCCTGTAATGTTTGGTTGTAGTTGGTTATTATTTCGTTCTTTAATAATTTGCCAACTAGCAGCAGCATTAATGGCTATTTCTCCCTACGGAGTTTATTTATCACAAGAAGCACGTCACTATACTTTAGTTATTATCTGGGTTATTTTTTCTTTAACTTTTTTAACCATAGCAGTTCGCCATTTAGGTCAACAGAAATCTATTTCTCTATCCCTAGTTTTGTCTTGGATTGTAGTTAATGGATTAGGAGTTGCAACTCATTATTTTTTTTGCTTAACTTTAGTTACAGAAATTGTAGTTTTATTCGGTTTTTGGTGGCGAGACTTTAGGAAAAATCCTAAAAATATTCTCAACAATTATTGGTCAAAAATTTATTTAGCGATTATAGGAACAATTATTAGTTGTTCGGTTTGGATTCATACTTGGCGTAGTATTCCAGATAATCAACTAACTAGCTGGGTTTTCAATGAAAATCCTTTAGCCCAATTTTTTGAACCAATTTTAAGATTATTAGTCTGGCTCATCACTATGGTATTTCTTTTACCGATAGAAGGTGTTGCAGATTGGGTAAGTATTGCTTCTGGAGCTATAATTTTAGCTTTGTTAATTTGGTTAGTTCCTACTTGGATTAGAAATTTCAAACAGAATCAAAAATTACAATCAATTAATTTATCAACTAGAGTATTATGGCGATTTGTTTTAAGTGCGATCGCTTTAATTTTAGTTATTACTTTTGTTTTCAAAGCAGATTTAACTTTGTCTGCTCGCTTTCAGTTTTTTTATTATCCTGTTATTTTACTTTTATTCAGTGTAATTCTGAGTATTTATTGGCAACAACCTAATCAAAAAAATTATTGGTTTAAACCACAAGGAAAAAAAGTAATTGGCATAACTATTTTGATGGGAATTCTTGGCTCTCTTACTATTACAAATAACTATGCCTTTCAAAAAGTCGAACGTCCTGATTTAGTTGTTCCTGTAATGATTGAAGCTTATCAACAAGTAGCTCCTCAAACACCCGTTATCATTGCTACTCTACATCAAACTCACGGACAAACAGGAGAAATGATGAGTATTGCTTGGCAATTTCAAGAACTAATCAAACAAAATCGATTGGACTTTCAACCCCAGTTTTTATTAATTCATCAACCAGAAAAAGATTTAACCATAGCCAGTTCAATTTTACAACAAGCGATCTCGGCTACGCCGAGCC from Stanieria cyanosphaera PCC 7437 encodes:
- a CDS encoding glycosyltransferase family 39 protein gives rise to the protein MKKSSIHLLLLLGWIALGTALRFTNLESKPPWSDEWATLVFSLGNSFRTVPLDQVIELETLLSPLQLNPAQQTQDVIHHLLTESTHPPFYFVVNHWWLKLFSPDVGLVSIWLGRALSSCLGIVAIPVMFGCSWLLFRSLIICQLAAALMAISPYGVYLSQEARHYTLVIIWVIFSLTFLTIAVRHLGQQKSISLSLVLSWIVVNGLGVATHYFFCLTLVTEIVVLFGFWWRDFRKNPKNILNNYWSKIYLAIIGTIISCSVWIHTWRSIPDNQLTSWVFNENPLAQFFEPILRLLVWLITMVFLLPIEGVADWVSIASGAIILALLIWLVPTWIRNFKQNQKLQSINLSTRVLWRFVLSAIALILVITFVFKADLTLSARFQFFYYPVILLLFSVILSIYWQQPNQKNYWFKPQGKKVIGITILMGILGSLTITNNYAFQKVERPDLVVPVMIEAYQQVAPQTPVIIATLHQTHGQTGEMMSIAWQFQELIKQNRLDFQPQFLLIHQPEKDLTIASSILQQAISATPSRGATAAIPRPFQLWLVNVSELNNLEQFQCNAETNFKRKTTGYRYQLYNCRE